GTGACGCCCGAGGACGAGGCCGAGATCATCCGGTTCTCGAAGGACCCCGAGATTTACTACAAGATGGTCCGATCGCTTGCGCCGGAGATCTACGGCATGGAGACCGAGAAGCTCGCCTTGGTGCTCCAGCTGTTCGGGGGCGTCGAGAAGCGGACCGAGAGCGGCACCCACCTTCGCGGCGACATCCACATCCTCATGGTAGGCGATCCCGGCGTCGCGAAGTCGCAGCTTCTGCGCTACGTGACGCGCCTGGCGCCGCGCGCCATCTACACCTCGGGAAAGTCGTCGACGGCCGCGGGCCTTACGGCAAGCGCCGTGCGCGACGAGACGGACGGGCGGTGGAACCTCGAGGCGGGCGCGCTCGTCCTGGCCGACCGCGGGGTCGCCGCCATCGACGAGATGGACAAGATGGACGAGAACGACCGCTCGGCCATGCACGAGGCCATGGAGCAGCAGACGATCTCCATCGCCAAGGCCGGCATCACGGCCACGCTCAACTCCCGCTGCTCCGTCCTTGGCGCCGCCAACCCGAAGGATGGACGGTTCGAGGAGTACGCGTCGATCCCCGAGCAGATCGACATGCCTCCGGCGCTCCTGTCGCGCTTCGACGTGATCTTCCCGCTCACCGACAAGCCGGAGGTTCGGCGGGACGACGCGCTTGCCAGCCACATCCTCGGCGTGCACCGCGCGGGCGGGATCCGTCGGTACCGCGAACAGAACGAGGAGGGTCTTTACACCGCCGAGCAGCAGCGCGAGGCGTCCGTCCACATCGAGCCCGACATTCCGCGGCCGTTCCTTCGCAAGTACGTCGCGCACTCCAAGCGCACGTGCTTTCCCGTGCTTGGCGAGACGGCCATGGCGCGCATCCGCGAGCATTACGTCGGCCTGCGGCGCCAAGCCTTGGCGCAAGGCGGCCCGATCCCGATGACGCCACGCCAGCTCGAAGCGATCGTGCGCCTGGCGGAGGCGAGCGCCCGGCTGCGCTACTCCAACGAGGCGACCGTGGAGGACGTGGACCGGGCCATCGGCATCGTCGACTACTACCTCAAGCGCGTGGCGGGCGACGAGCGCGGGATCGATGCGGGCATGCTCGCGACGGGCGTGTCGCAGAGCCAGCGCGACCGGATCCACGCGATCCTCGAGATCGTGCGCGAGCTGGCGGCCGGCGAGAGCGAGGGGGCGGCGGTGGAGGACATCGTGGCCAAGGCGCAGGAGCGCGCGAGCATTCCACCCGAGAAGACGAGGGAGACTCTCCAAAAGCTTAACGAACAGGGCCGTTTGTACAAGCCGCGCGAGGGCCGATTCAAGCCGCTGCACTGAGGACGTCGCCGTCCCGCAGGGCCAAGCGGTCCGGGGCCGACATGTTCGTCTTCAAGGTCTACCAGCGGGGCGCGGAGCGGGTGCTCGCCGCGTGCGACGCGGCCATCTTGGGTCAGGAGTTCCGCGAGGGCGAGATCCGGCTTCGGGTGCTCGAAGGATTCTACGGCGGCGAGCGGATCGAGAGGCGGGAGCTCGCCGCGCAGTTGCGCGTGTGCACGATCGCGAACCTCGTCGGCAACGAGGCGGTGGCCGTTGCGGTCGAGCTGGGCCTCGTCGACCCCCAGCGGGTGCTTCGCGTCGGCGGCGTCGCGCATGCGCAGCTTGCCAAGGGGCTCTGAATGTTCTGCGTCGAGTGCGGACGGGAAGGGCTGGCCCTGGCCGAGGGCGTCTGCGCCGATTGCCTCGTGCGGACGCAGACGCTTGCCACGTTTCCGGACCGCGTGGCGGTGGAGATCTGCGCCCACTGCGGGTCGTTGCGGCGCGGCAGCGCCTGGGAGGACTACGGCGGCTCGCGCCAAGCGACGCTGCAGGCGCAGGCGCGCCAGGCGACGGAGGTCGACCCTCGCGTCGAGGACGCCAAGGTGGAGGTGGACGTGCGCGCGGAGGACGAGCGGCACCATCGGCTGTCGATCACCGTCACGGGGCGCGTGCAGCAGGTTCCCGTGCGGCTGGATCGCGAGATCCGGGGCACGATCCGTCCCGCCACCTGCCTTCGCTGCTCGCGCGTGTTCGGGGGGTACTACGAGGCGATCGTGCAGCTGCGCGGCGAGGGCAAGCTGCGACCCGACCAGGTGGACCGCGCCGGCGCCATCGTAAGCCGCGTCCTGGACCGCATGCAGGCGGCGGGGAACCGCGACGCCTTCCTCGTGGAGGCGCGCGAGGAGAAGGGCGGCGTCGACTACTATCTGGGGACGACCGCGTCGGCCCGAATCGTGACGAAGGCGCTCACCGAGGAGATGGGCGCGCGGCTGTCCGAATCGGCGAGCCTCGTCGGCCGCAAGGACGGGCGCGAAATGTACCGCGTCACCTTCCTCGCCCGGGTCCCCGAGTACGCCCCGGGCTCCTTCGTCGGCCTCGACGATCGCATCCATCGCGTGCAGACCGTGGGGCCAAAGCTCGTCTCGTTGGTCGACTTGGCAACGGGCCGCAGCGTGACCGAGGAGCGCGAACGGATGCGGGGCGCCCGGGTGTTCCTGCGGGAGGAAATCGCGCGGGCGGTTGTTGTTTCCGAGACGGAAACGGACCTTCTCGTGGTGGACCCTGCCACCATGCGGACGGTCGAGCTGCGGAAACCCGCGGGCTTCGCCCGTTCCTCGGGCGAGGTGCCGGTCCTCCGCTGGAACGACGAGCTTTACCTGGCGTCCTAGCAGCAAGGTTTTTGGCCCGGTCGTGGCTTCGGGCACCGAAACCATGCGCCACCCCGACCTTCTCGTGGGCTCGGTCGGCGTGCTCGTCGTGGCGGCCGCCGCCGCCGGCGTGCTCCTCACGCCCGCCGGCGAGGCCTTGCGCGACTTCCGCGTCCAATGGCAGGAGACGGAGGTTCTCTCCCAGCGAGGCGCCCCCTACGCGCTGTCCTTCTCGACCGCCAGCGAGAACGCCTTTGTCGTCGACGTATCCAACCTCACGGCGGTGAACGTCGGCCTCGAGATCCGATCGGGCGGCTCGCGCGTCCACAACGCCCTCTTCACGGTGATGGTGCGCGCGCCCTCGGGACAGGAATCGACGGGTCAGGTCCGCTTCACCGCGGGCACGCAGGGCGCGGTGCAATCGCGGGAGTTCCCCTTCGTGCTGGCCCAGGTGCCGGCGATGGACGTCGTGACGGCCTCCTCGACGGCCGAAGCCTGGGAAAGGCTCTCCGAGCGCGCTTCGGACGCGGGCCGCGGAACGTGGGTGGTCCGCATCGTCGGCCAGGCCGAGGGTCCGGTGGGCGCCGTCGGCGGCGGCCTCGACGCCTACACGGCATCCACCGGCGTACGCGCCATGGCCTACCGCGCGGTGCTCGATCCGCCCGTGGCCGGCTGAGGAGCGAAGGCCACGCGTTCGAAGAGCTCGTGCAGTTCGCGCAGCGCGAAGTCTCCCGGGAATTCGCTCGGCCGCGCGGCGCCCCGACGGTTGAGCCAGGCGGCGGCAAACCCGGTCCGCTTGGCGCCCACGACGTCGTCCACGAGGCTGTCCCCGACGTGAAGGATCGATTCCGGCGGCAACCCGAAACGACGGGCCGCAAGCTGGAAGATGCGAGGATGCGGCTTGTAGGCGCCCGCCTCCTCGCTCGACAACGCGAAGGCGACACGGCTGCCAAGGCCCGTGGCCGCCAGGATCGCCTCGAGGTGGGCCTGGTCCACGTTCGACACGATGCAGGCGCGAACGGGCAGGCGGTCCATGCAGGGAAGCACGTCGTCGTAGAGGGGGCGCGAGCGCCAGAACTCGAGGAGTCCCTCCATCCAGGGACCCACGCGATCGGGGATGTTGCGCTCGCGGAAAATGCGCTCGAGCCCCTCGCGCAGGCTGTCCTCCAGGGTGACGAAGCTCTCGCCGGAGCGCGCGCGAACGGACTCGCCGATCCACCGTGCCAGGAGATCCACGCCGGAAAGCGGGACGCCCCGCTCCCGCGCGAGGCGGTCCAGGAACTGGCCTCCGTCTTGCCACACGTCGTACGAGAGGAGCGTGCCGAACAGATCGAACGAGACGGCGGAGACGCGACGCGTCATGGACCGCTCGACAACGCGCCGGCACGGCTTGAGCGTGACGCTAGGCCATCGGACGCCGGGCCGGCGCAGGCCGGGGGTCCTGCCGGCACTCTGCGAAGCCGCCGCTTCATGGGCGATGGCCGGTCGGCTCGCGCGCCCCGCGCCGATCCCGAGCGCTGCGCCGCTACGCTGTACTCGCGTTGCGCGACACGTCCGAGGCGGCCTAGACGGCCACGTCGACGCCGTAGGCTTTGCGCGGGTTCTCCGCGTGCACGACCCGCATCTGGCTCTCGTTGGCAAGACCCTTCTCGAGCAGCTCGAACGTGCGGCGGGGTACTGTTTTGGGTCCAAGCACGCCGCCAGGCCGCCGCGGGTCGTCCATATAGTCCGTCTCCATCAGGAACCGCGTCCCTTGCGCGATGGCCCGCTCGGCCTGATCCTTGCCAACGATGACGCTGGGCAGGAGGCCATGGTTGAGCGCCGGGTCTACCAGCGGCGCGCTGTAGTGCTTGACGGCCTTGTCGAAGGGAAGACCGGCCTTGCGCACGTGCACGGCAAGGTCGGCGAAGACCTCAGGCGTGGCGCTCTCGGTGTGGAGGATGGCGGCGAGCCCGTGGTCCCGACAGAGCGCGAGTCCCAGGTCCATGAGCGCGTTGGCCCTTTCCCAGACGGCGGGCTCGACGGGATAGTGCGGCCGGCCGATCTCACCGAGGGCGACGGCTCCTGCGTCCTGCGCGACGGCAGCCGCCAGACGTAGCGAAGCCTCGTACGTTGCGGCGGCCTCGTCAAGCGACAGTCCGGAGCGCAGCATCTCCGTGAATTCGGCGGGATGCGGGGCAAGCGCGAGAAACGGAACGACGCCCGCTTCGCGAACCCAGCCGGCCATGCGGACCGTCCGCTCCAGCGCTTCGCGCGTCCGGTCGAGGTCGCCCGGCGGGAGGTCGTGGTAGGGCTTGTGGACGAGGAGAAGGTGCGTGCCGCCGGCGCGCTCAAAGTCCTTGACCGCCTCCTTGCCGCGGCCGGCGGGATCGAGGTGGAAGTGGTTGTCCCACACCGGGAACCGCGACGCCGGCCGCACGCCGCGTCAGCGGGCGCGCAGGCCAAAGCATTTCCGGCAGGATCTCGCATGGGCACGCGTGCGCGTCTGGGACCTTCCGCCCGCAGAACTGTGCGACCGCCACCTTCTTGGCGAGCACCGCGAGGTCCACGCGCTGTGGACCATCCTGGCCGAGGGCCGACGGGGCTACGCAAGACACCCTGAAACGGCCCGATGGCGGGGCTCGCTCGCA
This Candidatus Thermoplasmatota archaeon DNA region includes the following protein-coding sequences:
- a CDS encoding HAD family hydrolase, producing MTRRVSAVSFDLFGTLLSYDVWQDGGQFLDRLARERGVPLSGVDLLARWIGESVRARSGESFVTLEDSLREGLERIFRERNIPDRVGPWMEGLLEFWRSRPLYDDVLPCMDRLPVRACIVSNVDQAHLEAILAATGLGSRVAFALSSEEAGAYKPHPRIFQLAARRFGLPPESILHVGDSLVDDVVGAKRTGFAAAWLNRRGAARPSEFPGDFALRELHELFERVAFAPQPATGGSSTAR
- a CDS encoding TatD family hydrolase: MRPASRFPVWDNHFHLDPAGRGKEAVKDFERAGGTHLLLVHKPYHDLPPGDLDRTREALERTVRMAGWVREAGVVPFLALAPHPAEFTEMLRSGLSLDEAAATYEASLRLAAAVAQDAGAVALGEIGRPHYPVEPAVWERANALMDLGLALCRDHGLAAILHTESATPEVFADLAVHVRKAGLPFDKAVKHYSAPLVDPALNHGLLPSVIVGKDQAERAIAQGTRFLMETDYMDDPRRPGGVLGPKTVPRRTFELLEKGLANESQMRVVHAENPRKAYGVDVAV
- a CDS encoding minichromosome maintenance protein MCM, with protein sequence MAEIQVQPTEEQLVRNWERFFQKYYKPKINEAALAYPEKRSVEVDFWDIDRHDPQLGEFLLQNPNVAIFTAEQGLRAIDVPLDEKPALHFRPRNLPPSTAKVDVRNLRARHLGKLVAIEGLVKRASDVRPKIQDAAFKCLRCGAIIKEPQDEHMVFKEPLECYEDQGGCARQSNFKLLTERSRFVDSQVLDIQEAPETMRGGEQPQRLKVHVEDDLCGQLWPGDRVLVNGILRSSVQKKSGVKLTVLEIHLEVVSVEPQQKEFQEIDVTPEDEAEIIRFSKDPEIYYKMVRSLAPEIYGMETEKLALVLQLFGGVEKRTESGTHLRGDIHILMVGDPGVAKSQLLRYVTRLAPRAIYTSGKSSTAAGLTASAVRDETDGRWNLEAGALVLADRGVAAIDEMDKMDENDRSAMHEAMEQQTISIAKAGITATLNSRCSVLGAANPKDGRFEEYASIPEQIDMPPALLSRFDVIFPLTDKPEVRRDDALASHILGVHRAGGIRRYREQNEEGLYTAEQQREASVHIEPDIPRPFLRKYVAHSKRTCFPVLGETAMARIREHYVGLRRQALAQGGPIPMTPRQLEAIVRLAEASARLRYSNEATVEDVDRAIGIVDYYLKRVAGDERGIDAGMLATGVSQSQRDRIHAILEIVRELAAGESEGAAVEDIVAKAQERASIPPEKTRETLQKLNEQGRLYKPREGRFKPLH
- a CDS encoding NMD3-related protein, translating into MFCVECGREGLALAEGVCADCLVRTQTLATFPDRVAVEICAHCGSLRRGSAWEDYGGSRQATLQAQARQATEVDPRVEDAKVEVDVRAEDERHHRLSITVTGRVQQVPVRLDREIRGTIRPATCLRCSRVFGGYYEAIVQLRGEGKLRPDQVDRAGAIVSRVLDRMQAAGNRDAFLVEAREEKGGVDYYLGTTASARIVTKALTEEMGARLSESASLVGRKDGREMYRVTFLARVPEYAPGSFVGLDDRIHRVQTVGPKLVSLVDLATGRSVTEERERMRGARVFLREEIARAVVVSETETDLLVVDPATMRTVELRKPAGFARSSGEVPVLRWNDELYLAS
- a CDS encoding DUF424 family protein, whose translation is MFVFKVYQRGAERVLAACDAAILGQEFREGEIRLRVLEGFYGGERIERRELAAQLRVCTIANLVGNEAVAVAVELGLVDPQRVLRVGGVAHAQLAKGL